The nucleotide window CTTCGAGTGCCTGTCTCCCGAAAACCCCGTCGATCTTCATACCTTGTACGAAACGTCTGGATTACACAACCATCATGAATCTACGCGAACAGTTTGTATCGTTTCCCCGCGATATGTTTGCCGGCACGGTCGTCTTTCTCGTCGCACTTCCGTTGTGTCTCGGCATCGCCAATGCATCCGGCGTCGATCCGTTTGCCGGCCTGCTTTCCGGAATCATCGGCGGCCTTGTCGTCGCCTTGCTGAGCGGCTCGCATCTGAGCGTCAGCGGTCCCGCGGCCGGGCTCGTGGTGATCGTCGTCGATGGGATGACGAGGCTCGGCAGCTTTCCCTCGTTTCTGATGGCGGTTCTGCTCGCGGGCGCCATGCAGTTCGGATTCGGCCTGCTCAAAGCGGGTCGCTTTGCCGCCTACGTGCCGTCTTCCGTCATCAAGGGCATGTTGGCGGCGATCGGCCTGTTGCTCATCATCAAACAGGCGCCGCTCGCGGCGGGCCTGGCCAACGGTAGCGCGAGCGGCACGACCGGCACGATCGTCACGCCGTTCGGCGCGATGTCCGTGGCTGCATGCGCGATTGCGATCGTATCGCTGGCGATCCTCGCCAGTTGGGAAACCAGGGCCGCGCGACGCTTCGCCCTCGTGCGCCATGTGCCCGCGCCGCTTGCGGTCGTGTTGTTCGGCATTTCGGTCACGCTGTTGCTCGACTTTGCCGCTCCCGGGTTCGCGCCGCCGCTCGAGCATCGTGTGTCGCTGCCGTCGTTGGCCTCGTTTGCCGCATTGGACCAAGCGTTCAACTGGCCTGAATTGACGCACTTACTGAACCCCGAGGTTTGGCGCCTGGCAATGACGATCGCGATCGTCGCGAGTCTGGAAACGCTGCTCAGTCTCGAAGCCGTCGAGCAAATCGATCCGAAGAAACGCCCTGTGCAGCCGGACCGCGAACTCAAGGCACAGGGCATCGGCAACATGGTGGCGGGTGCGATCGGCGGCCTGCCGATCACGTCCGTGATCGTCCGCAGTTCCGCCAACGTCGAAGCGGGTGCGCAAAGCCGCTGGTCGGCCGTCGTGCACGGCGTGTTGTTGCTCGTGAGCGTCTTCGCGCTGACAGCGGTGATCAATCTGATTCCGCTCGCGAGTCTCGCCACCATTCTGATCTTCACGGGGCTGAAGCTCGCCAAACCGTCGATGTTCGCGGATGCCGCCAGACAAGGCCTTGCGCGTTTCGCACCATTCGTCGTGACGATCTCCGCCGTGCTGCTGACCGACCTGTTGATGGGCATCGTGCTGGGGATCGTGTGCAGCATCGCGTTCGCCATTCATGCGCACATGCAGCGCCCAATCACGCTGGCGCAGCATGACGACCACTTCCTGCTGATATTCCGCAAGGACGTGTCGTTTCTCGCGAAGGTCAGCCTCAAGGAACATCTGAAGGCGATCCCTGATGGCGCCACAGTGCTACTCGACGGCAGCCGCGCGGATTTCATCGACCCCGACGTGCGAGAAATGATCGATGAATTTCTGGGGAATGTTCCTGCGCGAGGGATTCATGTCGAGTGCCGGCAGTTGGGGCCTATTGTCGAGGAACGCGTCGGATTGCGAGGTATCGGGGCGTTCTTGCGCAGGCAGTGAATTGCGTATGGCGTTCCCGCGAAGTGGTGAATCGTTGGAAACGCAGCGTCGTCGTTGTTGATGACATCGTGAAACAGCTGCAACCTTTCGAGGCTTCCTCCACGAATAAAATATCCGCTTTGCGTTCGGATGCGTCACCACGTACAAGGGCGGTTATACCCGAAAGCGTTGTATTTTCGGGCAAGAAGAGAAGCTGCGGCTCGACGCCGACTGCCTGGAGCATCGCCGCACTCATCGCGTTTCTTGCGGCGCCTTGCGCGCACGCCAGCCGCGTCGCCCTGTCCAACGACACCACCGACCCAGGTTGTGCGGCGATCTACGATACATACTCCGCAGCAGGCTACTCGGGACCGGAGTGTCAGATTCAGTCGGGCAACGCGGGTACAGCGGCGTCGGTTGGATTGATTGACGGGCTCAATCTTGTGTCGAACAAGACCGGTCTTTTCGTAACCGGTGGCCTCGAAGTGTTTGGCACGGGCGTGATCGCGGGGCTTCCGGCCGCATATGTTCACGGCGGATTGAGCCTGTTCAGCAATGGCACGACATCGGGTACCGCCAACAAGCTGATCGGTCTCACTCCCGCTGCTGTGACCGCCAACAGCACGGATGCCGTCAACGGCGCGCAACTCTACGCGGCCAATCGCTATTTCAAGACCGACGGCCTCAATGACGGCACCGACGATGCTGTTGCTAACGCGGCGGGCGATGTCGCAATCGGTCGCAATGCCCAAGCGTTGTACAACAACACCGTCGCCATCGGCGATGGCGCCAGGGCGGACTACAACGACAACATGGCCGTGGGCGCGGGCGCCTCGGGTCGTGGTGGTGTTTCGATGGCGGTGGGTACACGTGCTTCGACCGTTTCTACGTCGGGTGCGAACTATCAGATCGCCTTGGGGGGGACGCCGGACGGCTCGACCGATCCGATCTTCGCGGCACACAGCGACCGGGACACAGAAGCGGCAGAAGCAAGCGGGACGCATCCACGGCGGCAGGTGCGAATGCCCAGGCGAGCGCTCACCGGGCAACGGCACTGGGCGCGAGTGCAACGACCACCACGGCCAACTCGGTGGCGCTGGGGGCGGGCTCTGTCGCCGATCGCGACAACACAGTCTCGGTCGGCTCTGCGGGAGGTGAACGGCAAATCACCCATGTAGCGGTCGGCACCCACACGACGGACGCGGTCAATCTGGGTCAACTGGACGCTTCGATCAACCAAGCCAGGCAGTACACCGATCAACGGGTGACGGCGCTCGGCAACACGTTGGGCGCGATATCAAGCTACGGCGATTGGCGCGACGGCGCGCATCACGCCGAAGATCAAGGTACGCCTGGGCGCGGGTTTCAGTTCGGCGGCCACATCATTCGGCGCAGGTGCGGCCTACCAGTGGTAAGGCTCCGAGCAGTGGACTGGGTTTGGATCGGGGCAATCACCATGACAAGGCCGGACATTGTTAGCCGTGACGCCCCGTTGTGCCGCCGACCCCATCGGCGCTGGCCGCCGAACATGACAGAAATCTCATTTTTCCACCATGTTGGCATGGCGGCAGGACCGTAGCATCGGTCGCACCTCGTCAACACGTCACCTCACCATGCTTACCCGCAACCTGGCTGCCGTACTTGCGATCGCTGCGGTGAATCCGGCCTTCGCGCAATCCGCTGCGCCGCTGGCGCAAGACAATCGACCCTCACCATCGACCGCACAAGCTGAGCCGCCCGAAGGCGCCGCCTTGTCGCTCGATGAGGCGCTCGGCATCGCCGCCGAGAACAACCCGCTGCTGCGCGGTGCGCGCGCCGATGCCGATGCGTCGCGTGGCACGTTCATGCAGGCAGGCGCCCGCCCCAATCCGCAGATCTCGCTGCTGCAGGAAGGGTTCGGCCGCATGGAGCGCACGTCGACGGCGCTCGTCAATCAGACCGTCGAACTCGGCGGCAAGCGTCAGGCGCGCCTCGACGTCGCCTCTTATGGGCGCGAAGTGGCGCTCGCGTCGCTCGATGCGCGCGGCGCGGCCCTGCGGTCGGACGTCATCGCCGCGTTTTACGGATTGCTCGCGGCGCAGCGCCAGTTGCAGGTGGCGCGTGAGTCGGCCGACATCGCGACGAGATCGGCGGAGCTGGCGGACAAACGCGCGCGGGCGGGCAAGGTGTCGCCGGTCGAGGCGACCAAAGCGCGGGTCGCCGCGACCGGCGTTCAGATCGAACAGGCCAACGCGGCCTCGCGGCTGACCATTGCCGCGGAAAAGCTCTCGAACGTGACGGGCAGTCCGCTCGTGCGTGGACGCCCTGTGGCAGGTGACATCGACAACGTGCCGGCGATCGAACTGCTTGCCGAACTGTTGCCCCAACTGTCCGACGCACCGCTCGCGCGCGCCGCGCAGGCCGAGACGCTGCGGAGCAACGCCGCGATTGCCGTCGAGCGCGCGAAACGTATCCCCGATATCACGTTCAGCGCGGGCATGAAGCGGGTCGTGACCGGCGGGGTGCCCGGCAACCAGGCGGTGGTCGGTGTTTCCATTCCGCTTCCGCTGTTCGACACCAACAAGGGTGCGCTGCTCGAATCGGTTCACAAAGCCGAGAAGGCGAGCGCCGACTTCGAGAGTGAAAAGGCGCGCCTGCAACTCGACTTGATTCAGGCGTACGCCAACTACGAGCGGTCGAGCCTGGAAGCGCGGCGTCTGAAAACCGATGTCCTGCCGGCCGCGCGCGAGGCGCTCGACGCGATGTCGCGCGGCTACGAGCTCGGCAAATTCAGCTTCCTCGACGTCCTGGATGCGCAGCGCACGCTGTTTCAGGGCCAGTCGCAGTACGTGCAGGCATTGACCGATGCGCACCTGGCTTACGCCGAGATCGGCCGGCTTGTCGGTGTTCCGCTGCCCGGCAGCGCGCCCCGTCTACCTTGAAGGACTTCTCATGCTAAGCAGAAAACTCATTGTCGCCACCGCGGTGACCCTCAGCGGCGTGAGCGTCGCGCTCGCCGTGTTCGCGTTGACGGGGGTGTCGTCGAAAACCGCGGGCGCTTCGGGCGTTGTCGAAACATCGGCAAGCGCGCCGGCTATGACCGGCCAGCATGGCGGCACGGTTTTCCGACACGGCGCGCTGGCCGTCGAAGTCGTCCTGTCCGAGAAGCCGGGGGACGCGCGCCTCGTCGTCTATCCTTTTGTCGAAGGCAAACCCGCGGACAAGGACCTGGCCGTGTCGGGTTCGATCAAGCGCTACGACGGTTCGATACAGCCATTGCGATTCGCGTCGGCAGGTCAAAAGCTGACGTCCGCCGAACCGATCGCGAAGCCCCACGTCTTCGACGCGTCCATCGACCTCAAGTGGCGTGGGCAATCCGCATCGTTCGTGTTTTCGCGGGCCGATGGGGCAATCGCGCTCAGCGCGGCGCAAATCGAGGCGGCGCAGATTCGTCTCGACCGCGCCGGTCCCGCGCAGATTCTCACGACGTTCCAGCTTCCCGGTGAGATCAGATTCAATGAGGATCGGACAGCTCACGTCGTGCCGCGCGTGGCGGGCATCGTCGAGCGAGTCAATGTCTCGATCGGCGAGAAAGTCGCGCAAGGGCAAGTGCTGGCGGTCATCGCCAGCACCGATCTTGCGGATCGCCGAAGTGAACTGCTGAGCGCGGAGCGCCGGCTCGCCGCCGCGCGAACCTCGTACCAACGCGAAAAGACGCTGTGGCAGGAGCGTATCTCGGCCGAGCAGGATTATCTCCAGGCGCAGGTCGTGTTGCGCGAAGCCGAGATCGCCACGCAAAATGCCCGCGCGAAGCTCGCCGCGCTAAATGCGCCGCCATCGGCCGGCGCCTTGAACCGTTACGAACTGCGCGCCCCGTTTGCCGGAACGCTGGTCGAGAAGCACGCGACGCCCGGCGAGGCGATCGCGGCGGATGCCAAGGTATTCGTGCTCTCCGACCTCTCGTCCGTGTGGGCCGAAATGGCGGTGCCCGCGCAGCGCCTGAACGATGTGCGTGTCGGCCGCGAAGCGACGGTCAGCGCAACCGCGTTCGACTCGAAGTCGAGCGGTCCGATCGCCTACGTCGGCGCGTTGCTCGGCGAGCAGACCCGCACCGCGCCGGCGCGTGTGGTGTTGCCGAATCCAGACGGCGCGTGGCGGCCGGGCATGTTCGTCAATGTCTCGGTGGATGCCGGCAAACAAAGCGTGCCGCTCGCGGTGGCGAGCGACGCGCTGCAGGAGATCGACGGCGCGCCCGCGATCTTCGTGCAGTCGCCCAGGGGTTTTGTCGCTCAGGCCGTCGAGACGGGACGCCGTGACGACAAGGTCGTCGAAGTGGTGAAAGGACTTGGGCCAGGTCAACAGTATGCCGCCGCGAACAGCTTCGTCCTCAAGGCCGAACTCGGGAAAGGCAGTGCCGAGGAAGATTGACGCCCCGTCGCCATGAAGCTGCCGTGACCTGCCTTTAGCAGACCGCTTTCCCGAGCCCCGGTTTCCAAGGATCCTTCGCATGTTTGAAAGACTGATTCGCTTCGCCATCGCGCACCGCTGGCTGGTCATGCTTGCCATTGCCGCCATCGCGGGATGGGGGGTGTACAGCTATCAGAAGCTGCCCATCGACGCCGTGCCCGACATCACCAACGTTCAGGTGCAGATCAACACCTCGGCGCCGGGCTATTCGCCGCTCGAAGCCGAGCAACGCATCACGTATCCGGTGGAGACCGCGATGGCCGGTCTCCCCAATCTGGCGCAGACGCGTTCCATCTCCCGCTACGGCCTGTCTCAGGTCACGGTGATCTTCAAGGACGGTACCGACATCTACTTCGCGCGTCAGCTCGTCAACGAGCGGATTCAGGAAGCCAGGGACAAGCTGCCGCCCGGTGCGACGCCGGCGATGGGCCCGACCTCGACGGGCCTCGGCGAGATTTACCTGTGGACGGTGGAAGCCGACGCGTCGGCCGTCAAGCCGGACGGCACCCGCTATACGCCCGTGGATCTGCGCGAGCTTCAGGACTGGGTCGTCAAGCCTCAACTGCGCAACGTGCCGGGTGTCACCGAGGTGAATTCCATCGGCGGCTATGTCAAGGAGTTCCGGGTCGCGCCGAATCCCGCCAAGCTCATGTCCCACGGCTTGACGCTCGCGGACGTGGTGCGCGCGATCGACCGTAGCAATGCCAACGTCGGCGCGGGCTACATTGAAAAACGCGGCGAGCAATATCTCGTGCGGGTGCCCGGTCAGGCTCGCTCGGTCGACGACATCGCCAATGTCGTGCTGACCAACGTGGGCGGCGTGCCGGTTCGCATCAAGGACGTCGGACAGGTGGATATCGGCCGTGAATTGCGCACGGGCGCCGCGACGTCGAACGGCGAAGAGGTCGTGCTCGGCACCGTGTTCATGCTGATCGGAGAGAACAGCCGCACCGTCGCCAAGGCGGTCTCCGTCAAGATGGAGGACGTCAACCGCAGCTTGCCGCCAGGCGTGCGCGCGATTCCCGCGTACGACCGCACCGTGTTGGTTGAAAAGGCCGTGCAGACGGTCAAGAAGAACCTGCTCGAAGGCGCGGTGCTCGTGATCGTCGTGCTGTTCCTCTTTCTCGGCAACCTGCGCGCGGCGCTGATCACGGCGCTCGTCATTCCGCTGTCGATGCTGATGACCTTCACCGGCATGGTCAATGCGAAAGTGAGCGCGAACCTCATGAGTCTGGGCGCGCTCGACTTCGGGATCATCGTCGACGGCGCGGTCGTGATTGTCGAAAACTGCGTCAGGCGCCTGGCTCACGCGCAGACGCTCGCCGGCCGGCCGCTGAGCCGCGAGGAGCGTTTCGCCGAAGTCTTCGGCGCGTCGCAGGAGGCGCGGCGCGCGCTGATATTCGGTCAACTGATCATCATGGTGGTCTATCTGCCGATCTTCGCGCTCACCGGCGTCGAGGCAAAGATGTTTCACCCGATGGCCGTGACGGTCGTGATGGCGCTGGCTGCCGCGATGCTGTTGACGGTCACCTTCATCCCCGCCGCGGTGGCGCTGTTTATCGGCAAGCGCGTCGAAGAAAAGGAAAACCGTTTGATGGGTTGGGCGAGGCGAGCCTATGAACCGCTGCTCACCGTTTTCATGACGCGCCCGAAACGCGTGTTCGCCGGCGCGGCCCTGATCGTCACGCTGAGTATCGGCCTGGCGGCGCGCCTGGGCAGCGAGTTCGTCCCGAGTCTGAACGAGGGCGACCTGGCCGTCGCCGCATTGCGCATTCCGGGTACGAGTCTGTCCCAATCGGTCAGCATGCAAAAGTCCATTGAGAAAACATTGAAGCAACGGTTCCCGGAAATCGA belongs to Paraburkholderia aromaticivorans and includes:
- a CDS encoding efflux RND transporter periplasmic adaptor subunit; the encoded protein is MLSRKLIVATAVTLSGVSVALAVFALTGVSSKTAGASGVVETSASAPAMTGQHGGTVFRHGALAVEVVLSEKPGDARLVVYPFVEGKPADKDLAVSGSIKRYDGSIQPLRFASAGQKLTSAEPIAKPHVFDASIDLKWRGQSASFVFSRADGAIALSAAQIEAAQIRLDRAGPAQILTTFQLPGEIRFNEDRTAHVVPRVAGIVERVNVSIGEKVAQGQVLAVIASTDLADRRSELLSAERRLAAARTSYQREKTLWQERISAEQDYLQAQVVLREAEIATQNARAKLAALNAPPSAGALNRYELRAPFAGTLVEKHATPGEAIAADAKVFVLSDLSSVWAEMAVPAQRLNDVRVGREATVSATAFDSKSSGPIAYVGALLGEQTRTAPARVVLPNPDGAWRPGMFVNVSVDAGKQSVPLAVASDALQEIDGAPAIFVQSPRGFVAQAVETGRRDDKVVEVVKGLGPGQQYAAANSFVLKAELGKGSAEED
- a CDS encoding efflux RND transporter permease subunit, with the translated sequence MFERLIRFAIAHRWLVMLAIAAIAGWGVYSYQKLPIDAVPDITNVQVQINTSAPGYSPLEAEQRITYPVETAMAGLPNLAQTRSISRYGLSQVTVIFKDGTDIYFARQLVNERIQEARDKLPPGATPAMGPTSTGLGEIYLWTVEADASAVKPDGTRYTPVDLRELQDWVVKPQLRNVPGVTEVNSIGGYVKEFRVAPNPAKLMSHGLTLADVVRAIDRSNANVGAGYIEKRGEQYLVRVPGQARSVDDIANVVLTNVGGVPVRIKDVGQVDIGRELRTGAATSNGEEVVLGTVFMLIGENSRTVAKAVSVKMEDVNRSLPPGVRAIPAYDRTVLVEKAVQTVKKNLLEGAVLVIVVLFLFLGNLRAALITALVIPLSMLMTFTGMVNAKVSANLMSLGALDFGIIVDGAVVIVENCVRRLAHAQTLAGRPLSREERFAEVFGASQEARRALIFGQLIIMVVYLPIFALTGVEAKMFHPMAVTVVMALAAAMLLTVTFIPAAVALFIGKRVEEKENRLMGWARRAYEPLLTVFMTRPKRVFAGAALIVTLSIGLAARLGSEFVPSLNEGDLAVAALRIPGTSLSQSVSMQKSIEKTLKQRFPEIERVFARTGTAEIAADPMPPNLSDGYIMLKPTDQWPDPNKSRDTLVAEIEAVLAELPGNSYEFSQPIQLRFNELISGVRSDVAVKLFGDDMTVLSDTGEKIAAALQKVPGAAEVKVEQTSGLPVLTINVDRDKLARYGVTVGDIQDTVAAAVGGQKTGTLFQGDRRFDIVVRLPDELRSDIEAIKHLPIALPFAAAVGGSVPLAQAPYVPLAELATVDVAPGPNQISREDGKRRVVVSANVRGRDVGSFVADAREQIRQDVQVPSGYWLSWGGQFEQLQSASERLKLVVPLSLFMVFVLLFIMFNNAKDGLLVFTGIPFALSGGVLSLWLRGIPLSITAAVGFIALSGVAVLNGLVMISFIRNLRDEGTALDAAVREGALTRLRPVLMTALVASLGFLPMAFATGTGSEVQRPLATVVIGGILSSTALTLLVLPVLYRAAHSSSWRAAASSWLGKASPGQLLRRLGIFSR
- a CDS encoding SulP family inorganic anion transporter; protein product: MNLREQFVSFPRDMFAGTVVFLVALPLCLGIANASGVDPFAGLLSGIIGGLVVALLSGSHLSVSGPAAGLVVIVVDGMTRLGSFPSFLMAVLLAGAMQFGFGLLKAGRFAAYVPSSVIKGMLAAIGLLLIIKQAPLAAGLANGSASGTTGTIVTPFGAMSVAACAIAIVSLAILASWETRAARRFALVRHVPAPLAVVLFGISVTLLLDFAAPGFAPPLEHRVSLPSLASFAALDQAFNWPELTHLLNPEVWRLAMTIAIVASLETLLSLEAVEQIDPKKRPVQPDRELKAQGIGNMVAGAIGGLPITSVIVRSSANVEAGAQSRWSAVVHGVLLLVSVFALTAVINLIPLASLATILIFTGLKLAKPSMFADAARQGLARFAPFVVTISAVLLTDLLMGIVLGIVCSIAFAIHAHMQRPITLAQHDDHFLLIFRKDVSFLAKVSLKEHLKAIPDGATVLLDGSRADFIDPDVREMIDEFLGNVPARGIHVECRQLGPIVEERVGLRGIGAFLRRQ
- a CDS encoding TolC family protein; this encodes MLTRNLAAVLAIAAVNPAFAQSAAPLAQDNRPSPSTAQAEPPEGAALSLDEALGIAAENNPLLRGARADADASRGTFMQAGARPNPQISLLQEGFGRMERTSTALVNQTVELGGKRQARLDVASYGREVALASLDARGAALRSDVIAAFYGLLAAQRQLQVARESADIATRSAELADKRARAGKVSPVEATKARVAATGVQIEQANAASRLTIAAEKLSNVTGSPLVRGRPVAGDIDNVPAIELLAELLPQLSDAPLARAAQAETLRSNAAIAVERAKRIPDITFSAGMKRVVTGGVPGNQAVVGVSIPLPLFDTNKGALLESVHKAEKASADFESEKARLQLDLIQAYANYERSSLEARRLKTDVLPAAREALDAMSRGYELGKFSFLDVLDAQRTLFQGQSQYVQALTDAHLAYAEIGRLVGVPLPGSAPRLP